tctttcgtacgcactttaagtaaTAAACAAATTAAGCCAAATCAATAATTTTGTATGTCCAAAAACAGTTGGTTCTTAGACAAAATCATGTTCATCAAGGCGAAGGCGAAACCTCAGTTCCCCAAGTCCTTGCCAACAGTTGGTGTCTGCCTCAAAGAGTTCCGCCTGCTTTTGCGCTCTTAGTGCATCGTggattttttaatcataagcATCTGATCACAATAAAGTttctaaaaacatttattcacatctACGTTCATAGGTGGACTAGGGCtaaatgatattggaaaaaactgacatttcgactttttgggggtttgcgaaaaATTGCAATATTGAAACTGAAGAATTTCAATAGATACAGTATGTtttggaagactttggttgactcaccatgatcaaattgtattcatataatagagTTTTACTCCAGTCTAAGGGGGTAAatgtgtgaatgatgaagattgctgcaTATAAAAGGCAGAGGTAGAAGGTaacacattacatttactcagttacattttctTGAGTACCATTTGGCAAAAATgtagtttttacttttacttgagtagatttgtgaagaaacgctacttgtactccgctactttgggctacactaaagTCAttaaatttttcctctttatttcacatattgactttatttttgtcagAGATGCTGACAGTCGCtccaccagtttcaccaatgagatgtcccaacataaatcacatgactccattacaccaatcagactcaagcttgccgttctccgTCAGCCTGTCCAATCACATCATCttgaaagcactgtaaaaagttAAGTATTTGCCTTatgtgttgagaaaaaaaataccatatttaaaaaaaaaaatagtactaataaaattcaaacattgtaagcagttactcgcaatgttactcattacgtgagtattcttttcaccaaatattttttacttgtactttagtaattttttggatgacgaccagggccggagtgggactcattttcggccctggaatttcatgcctcagaccggcccactcatttaaaattatgtcattatgcatacacgtgttaagttcagtgttctctaaagccgtgtactgtaattctgtgtattccaattcagtgcaggtcatggttgtttaacaaggtggctttattttaacaagtgcaacacaacatattttgaacaaatttaaaaatggatttttaaaaaaactatattaaatgatacatttgaaaaataaattaggcctgtcaaatgattaaaatttttgatcgagttaattacagcttaaaaattaatcgtaattaatcgcaattcaaaccatctataaaatatgccatatttttctgtaaattattgttggaatggaaagatgagacacaagatggatatatacattcaacataaggtacataaggactgtatttgtttattataacaataaatcaacaagatggcattaacattattaacattctgttaaagcgatccatggatagaaagacttgtagttcttaaaagataaatgttagtacaagttatagaaattttatattaaaacccctcttaatgttttcgttttaataaaatttgtaaaattttcaatcaaaaaataaactagtagcccgccattgttgatgtcaataattacttacacaatgctcatgggtgctgaagcctataaaatcagtcgcacccaaacgccagcggagggcggcaaaactccataaagcacaattaacaagtgggcatgtcattgtactgtcatttaaatctgtctgagcagggcatgtgcgttaattgcgtcaaatattttaacgtgattcattaaaaaaattaattaccgcccgttaacgcgataattttggcagccccaaaataaatgaataaataagaccttttctgcaacatcaaatattaacaaaatgagtgcttacagataaaacaaacatagcaacataacaatatgaaaaataaagaatacgtattgcacattgtaacaacttctaatgatactattatccattttccatttccactttaaaaacgccacgtaattgattatattaattctaatgttcactcgctgaacgacatggcaatcctaccttccagctctgcacctgtggtgtgttcattatggctaatgcttgctgctacatatcccttgtgaggtgctacaagaagccaaagtttccacaattacatattgtcgtatcacacggtgcaagttgcattttattcgccatctggccttaccactttcgttgtaatcctctgtagtttgaggcagcaaggtcgttgcatgaaaaaaattagctattttcgcgcattttgccgattctttcacgagtgcttttctctttttaattcttatttttcagcgccacccttgctctttttatccatccgagcaccgagatagcagctaatttggctcaatacagactacaattagggggcggagctgcatgctgtatttttcgtctgcacacgtgaggatgagtctggaaaaaaaaataatactgtttttttttttttaagacggcccacagtgacagcggtaacagaatgtaagttatactcagtgacactgtcataaataaataccaaacaaaaaatgataacagtgtaattttttttttttttttttaataaaacgcggaccggcccatctggccggccggcccttctggaatcgtccagaagctcccgattagtcactccgggcctgatGACGACtactttaacttgagtaatataattttgaagtaacgctagtcTTACTTcagtatagtgctgcaacgattaatcgattaactctgcagctatcgatgaactatttagttcgaataatcgagtaatcggttaaaaaaacataaaaaattaaaatacctgagttgagcctcaaacggtataaaaaaaatgaataaatgaggatctatgaacaacaaaagaacaattggcaaacttgcatagcaagactagagggcagtgtatccacccaaatgaatcaagctaaatgcaaacactttcaaaacaaaccacaacACCACATTAATTaagcgaatactcgaagcagcaaaatttaattcaaatctttttttctaatcgaatactcgagttaatcgactaatcgttgcagctctaaactcgagtattcaattagaaaaaaaaattcaaattaaattttgctgcttcaagtatctaattaaaatggcgttgtaatggttaattttgaaagtgtttgcattcagttttattgatttgagtggatacactgccctctagtctgcctcattttatatggctgaatccagctgctccatgttaaaaccaacataagccaagtttttgtttgagctaatgtattttttaatgcattcgtagttTCGTTTAtagggtatatttagctgtttttgtgggaattgttaagaacattgtaaacaaaaaacaaaaaaaaaagcgtttcatagcatttaagctagcagactttcgctatgtaagttagccaattgatcttttgttgtacatagatccttatttaattatttttttataccgtttgaggctcagctcaggtattttaatttttcaagttatcagattactcgattattcgacaaactagttaatcgattaatcgactactaaaatgatcgatagctgcagccttacttctgtacaatttttggctactcaacCCAACCCtaataaaagggatccaggaggtCATGTTtctgcacacttgctgtttttatgaagcaaaaaaaaaagaaaaaaattcgaTATAGGACTATAGGATATAgactctggaggtgagagcacacgagagcagaataacAGACGCCataactttaatgagatattatcgcatacttacctggtttcgatccgaaaactccatgtagcatgtatcattgagtgtcgagacacagctgtgaatggctacagctggattttatgggtgaaacatggtaatataacaagggtcgcaatgcagaaatcacagacatcaaggagtggtcgagattttctttttcatatatttacccttttaaacatttttttttcttcaaatttctttgtttggatcgattatttatcatctaacacaggggtccccaaccgccgggccgtggaccggtaccagtccgtgacgcatttgctaccgggccgcacagaaataataatttattaacgactgcattctggtctaattaactttggcctgtgccagttaacacaccaatatccttgtctactctagatataatactacaggatagaatgtCGTTATAGAAATCTATTGATTGGACAGTTAGCAGtaaatcttgttttgtatatctatgtgcgcttgtcctcgataataacgtatgacgggcgcatcacatttgttcccggaaataattggcctcaacactagaatgactgaaaaaaaaggcgtctttggacagatttttacagggaaaagggcacctgacgaaccagaagatgagcccacaaccttgaagaaaaaaaaatctacgctacttcccaatcacaaaagacccacgaactgcgaaggagtggattcgtgacccgtttgtgaataatccgagtgattcgagcatgtctgtgcaacaggaggatcagcttgtagaaaTCGCAAATGACGACGACCTTAAACgttgtacatttgagacaacgactccaccgaggttctggattaaagtcatttcggaatatcctgacatcgctaagagagcattgaaaactgtgctataatttccaacatcgtatctttgtgaagcgggtttCTTTCACTCTCACATCACACCGAGATGGGATCATCTCATCTCAATGAAACAAGCTCcgtctcccactgattcagcgggtgagttatattttctctgcacttaacacggcggggctaaaaacaaatgttattttatattttatatatatacatatatatatatatatatgtacactcaccggccactttattaggtacaacatgctagtaacgggttggacccccttttgccttcagaactgcctcaattcttcgtggcatagattcaacaaggtgctggaagcattcgtcagagagtttggtccatattgacatgatggcatcacacagttggtgaagatttgtcggctgcacatccatgatgtgaatctcccgttccaccacatcccaaagatgctcaattggattgagatctggtgactgtggaggccatttgagtacagtgaactcattgtcatgttcaagaaaccagtccgagatgattccagctttatgaaatggcgcattatcctgctgaaagtagccatcaggagTTGGGtaaattgtggtcataaagggatggacatggtcagcaacaatactcaggtaggctgtggcgttccaacgatgatcaattggtaccaaggggcccaaagagtgccaagaaaatattccccacaccattacaccaccaccaccagcctgaaccgttgatacaaggcatgatggatccatggtttcatgttgttgactctaaattctgaccctaccatccgaatgtcacagcagaaatcgagactcatcagaccaggcaacgtttttccaatcttctattatccaatttcgatgagcttgtacaaattatagcctcagtttcctgttcttagctgaaaggagtggcacctggtgtggtcttctgctgctgtagcccatctgcctcaaagttcgatgtactgtgcattcagagatgctcttctgcctaccttggttgtaacggatggttatttgagtcactgttgcctttctatcagctcaaaccagtctggccattctcctctcacctctggcatcaacaaggtatttccgcccacagaactgccgctcactggatattttttttttttcggaccattctctgtaaaccctagagatggttgtgtgtgaaaatcccagtagatcagcagtttctgaaatactcagaccagcccttctggcaccaacaaccatgccacgttcaaagtcactcaaatcacctttcttccccatactgatgcccggtttgaactgcaggagattgtcttaaaccatgtctacatgcctaaatgcactgagttgccgccatgtgattggctgattagaaattaagtgttaacgagcagttggacaggtgtacctaataaaatggccggtgagtgtatatatatatatatatatatatatatatatatatatatatatatatatatatatatatatatatatatatatatatatatatatatatatatattattatttttttttttttttttttttttacaaaaaaaggtgagaagggtgtggaggaaatatgttccggtacactgtacaacccaacaaaatattgagctcagtcgacccacactgtgtttcagcatggccgtgcagagaccggtggaggggcgggtgctcgtagatcaaaatgggcacatgaacaagtacttTATACACCtttaaacaacataacttcaattttaaccaactttagataataattggctgcaactCAActgctgtgacatactttaattgggagggggtaacacttaatagaaatcaacactgtcatcaacactttctggctgtgactcagtctgtctgcctcttttcttcctctgcatcaaaacttccttcctcaacttgttcatctgaaaacaaaccacatcagatggtcactgagccaccaacagcacagttttctcaaaactattatttcattattatccatacttaacaactctagcacctaataattAAGAATGCAAtggcataaaatcttatagaaaaataacattgtaattgtgtttataattgtattttatacctgactatccttgcaaacttattcttaccaagtgtgctattcacccagctgatggaagtatccactgcctttagcagctttatccaactctttttttttttttttttttaatccctcaatctcctttccttaCAAGGTGTATCTATacaatgaaatataaatcttgaagaaaaaaaaaaaaaaatctgactccccggtggcttttatttttaaagatttctttCTCGCTCAAAAACTATGGAGGATGGAtttctgtctttattattcaatccagaaaaaagttgcttccatcaaaaacaaagttgcttcaatcaaaatatatatttttaatcccaaaaaagtcacttcaattaaaaaacaatgtttttgattgcaaaaataaatttgagacaaaaaagcatttgaaaactttatTTCTTGATTCAAacaactttttccattgaagtaatgttgttttgcgtttgggccacattttggctaggacatttgtgtctttattattattcaatcaaaaaataagttgcttcaaacaaaaaaactaacaaacaaaaaaactcacttaaattaaaaaaaaaaaattcaatcataaaaaaagtttgcacgtgtcaatcatcgtttaacaaaGTTACCAGCctcagagggtttgagtagactcactatgaggcatttaataaagccaagcattttcttactcctttatttttgtaaaataattcggtggggcaattacacgtttaaaacttatcataattcttacattttgaagtgcttaaaaaacatttataaatgatacattggggggagggggagtgaaaaaacatgtcttatatatgtaTCGTTTTTCCCAATGTAAAATctcaataaatacattgaacacgcacaaaaaaattgagAACACAGAAGTACAGAGAATACAGAAGTGAAATTTCATTAGTAAGTTAACTACATAAATCTGTCATTGTGCAGAATTATACAAAGGAACTAACCTTTTATACATTGTCCACATTTCTGAGAGGACACTGGTGATCATTGATCCCTTGGGTAACGAGGACAAATATGAGCAAAATCTTGCGGAATTGGAGGTAACCGCTTTAGAAAGTTTTAAATTCCTAGTCTTATGTTAATATGGAAGTTAAAACTTCAATGTTCATGTTCATTGTTTTGCTTATAAAACAATAATTAGGAACTTCTTGAGGATGGCGGGCCGTGAGTTCCAAATAGAAACTTGGACTACCAAAACTGTGGCCCATTACAAGCAACAGGACAATAGTAGCTGTGGGGTTTTCGCAGTAAAGGTAATGATTTTAAGATTTCGGAGTCTCTGCAATAAACtttgctgctgttgttgtttaGCACTGATATGTAACAGAATGCCTAAAATGCCACTTCACAGTTTGCGGAAGAGTATATGGCCAGTGGAGATCTCAGCACAACCAGACCCACCTTTCCGAAGTTCTGAAGGTTCGAGGAGATATAGCCTGTGCCATCCTACAGGCTGGGAGTCTGAGATGTCtgtttaaataaaaagaaatgtcTGAAACTTCCTCGGTCTCCTCACATCACATAATTGAACTCCTGATTGCTCTCAATGTCACTATTTACTTTCAAAGACATCCAAAGAACAGATCTGAGGATCTGCTGCTGTGCTTTATCCTCTCCTGCCATCATTGATCCCTTATTAGGTTTGTCAcgataaaaaaaagtgtttaaaaaggTAGTAAAATTCATGTGGCAGGTCTTAACCCCTTAATGCAGGGGtcaccaaactttttcctgtgagggccacataacccttctcttctctgatgaggggccggggtcagtttgtaacagaaaaagtgtgacgaatgcaggagtgcctaaatgtaaaaatgtattgtttttcagaaagccacaatcaaatataaccctttctggattcttcatggaaccaaagtaaataaaataaaaatgatacaatataatatactataatataatataatataattagggctgtcaaacgattaaaatttttaagcgagttaatcacagcttaaaaattaatcgtaataaatcgcaattcaaacatctctaaaatatgccttatttttctgtaaattattgttggaatggaaagataagacacaagacggacatatacattcaacatactgtacataagtactgtatttgtttatcataacaataaatcaacaagatggcattaacattaatattctgtcaaagcaatccatggatagaaagacttgtagttcttaaaagatagattttagtacatattttagaaattttatgttaaaacccctcttaatgttttcgttttaataaaattggtaaaattttcaatcaaaaaaattaactagtagctcaccattgttgatgtcaagaattacacaatgctcatggtgcataaaatcagtcgaacccaagcgccagcagagggagacaaaaaacaagtaacaagtggacatgacactgctgtcattttaatctgtttgagcggggcatatgcgataattgcgtcaaatattttaacgtgattaatgaaaaaaattaattaccgcccgttaacgcgataactttgacagccctttatataatataatataatataatataatattatattatataatataatataatcaggggtgcacataatttttttgcccaggttctcagaggaggacctggagatgtgacttggtcctcattgagcttgagagccgacccacctgatgcgataaatttatgacaagctttacttagagccaattaactttgattaattatattaacagttaatgcttgattaacatcaactggcacaacaaaattgccattactttgaagtgaaatgtaaagaaataaacataaaagcaccaattcaaaatacagGGCATTAtgtggctcccacattaactccaagcctttttaatagtgggatgtcctcctcataagagctcattgaacgtgcatgtttagctttgtaaaatgcgagcaaaaacacgtttgtcagtgcatgtcgctgttcattacctttattccgccctattccgccacatgtccatagggcgagtggggtcctgtttgacatcgatagtttgcttaattgccacatgctctgtttttttcgtgcttttcaaagtttggatggctgaaattctttgaccctacataaaatgcgttgctctaatcggcgacatagggattctcacggcacattttgtaccgcatttccgtgcgagcatcattcgcttctagccatggtaccttctgtagccacttttcagcaaaagtccttttttttggtagctccggtgacgtctctgtcgtctgtctgtcttttgacggggtgggggaacacggaagtaattactcagtgtggcctgcctcttcgacattttgagaagttattttctcgtgtccgccgcaaatagagtggtcagccatcggtacacaaaagcgtatggaagccgttgagggccaacgcgtttgtctacgtccagtacgcatgtgcggaccacttatgtgcacccctgaatataatataatatcatgtaatataatataatataatataatataatataatataatataatataatataa
This sequence is a window from Corythoichthys intestinalis isolate RoL2023-P3 chromosome 13, ASM3026506v1, whole genome shotgun sequence. Protein-coding genes within it:
- the LOC130929098 gene encoding uncharacterized protein LOC130929098 isoform X4, producing MYGRTTAAAGEVQEELCGVKEGAPRHQHSLDTLEDISDSQPVGWHRLYLLEPSELRKDEQVEEGSFDAEEEKRQTD